The following DNA comes from bacterium.
TTAGGGTGCAAGTATACAGCGTTAGTTTTGCTTCAGGGCTGGGTTCTTCTATCTCAGTTGCATTTGGATTGACGCTGTAAAGCTTCGTTACAACGTAGTCATACCATGTACCGTCAAAGAAAACCCGGATACCGTCACGTACTGTTAGCTTATGCAGGTTGTAAAACGGTGACTTGGTTTTGGTTTGACCTGGTGAGTTACCTAGGTTGAATCGGTGGGCGCTAAGGATGAAATTCCCACCCTTCGCGGGACTTCCTCTGTCCGGAAAGCGGTGCCATGAACCTAACTCAAGTAGCTCAGCTCCGCCATCTGAGTAAAATGGCACTTCTAAGTTAATCTTTGAAATCTGGATGCGGTTTCGGTTATCTGTGGCATCATCTGTAGTATCGAGGTC
Coding sequences within:
- a CDS encoding sortase; protein product: MPFYSDGGAELLELGSWHRFPDRGSPAKGGNFILSAHRFNLGNSPGQTKTKSPFYNLHKLTVRDGIRVFFDGTWYDYVVTKLYSVNPNATEIEEPSPEAKLTLYTCTLKGSADGRLVVEATREKNE